In Setaria italica strain Yugu1 chromosome IX, Setaria_italica_v2.0, whole genome shotgun sequence, the genomic stretch TCTACTGTACTATTGAAATGAACAAATTCATTTCAATACTACATAAGCCTGCGAGATACTGGCTGTTTTGAAAGTTATTATGTTCACTGATTAGGATCTCCAACTAACTTTCCAGGGAGGTTGGTTGTTcatcgcaaaaaaaaaaacgaagaaAGGTTGGTGTTCACTTTTTTGTGGGATTGTGGCTAAGTTAGCAAACACAGCCGATCCAGCTGGCTTTGCGTACTGCATCCCAGCCTGGCGCCTGCGTTGTTGTCACCGGTTAGCTAATGTTCGGTGCCGCTCATACGCTATCCGAAGCTGAAGAGAGGCTGTCAAGTTCGGTAGAGCAAAGGAATACTTGCTGCTCGAGGTTTTACAAACTTGTCTGCAATTTACCCGGGACATCATGAGACCTCACGCGTTCTATAGCTGAAGTTAAACATAGGCTGGAAATCTCCTTTGCTGACGATACGAATGCCATCGATCGAGTTGGTGCTAtctgttcttcttctctttATAGACGGGGGAAAGCTATACCGTGCTCGGCTGTTTCTTGAGCTTCCCACACccgatttttttcctcatcccTTCCAACCCATCTGTAGCGAGATTTGACTCACTTTCTTCATCTCCGGCAAGATTCAACCCCATTTTCTTCATCTCTGACAAGATCCAACTCCATTTGATCCATCTCCGGCGAGCTCCAGTGAGGGAAAGAGGTTAGGGCCTTGGGGGTTCCTGGTGTGAGGGTTTCGGGCCTTGGGGTTCCTGGTGCTGCCGGGCTTAGAGGGAGGaccggcagcggcaggccggacaggcggcggtggtgggcgcgggggtggcgaggcacggcggcggtggcgccgcgggCCCGGGCAGTGGAGGACGGCGGTTGGGCCAGGTGGGGGGCGGGGCACCAAATCGAGAGTGGTTAGCGTGGGGGAAGGAAGCGgtggcggatccggcggcgggagccgccGGAGACGAGTGGAGGAGGGCGGGGCAGGGGTAACGTTGCTTAGGAAGAAGCTTCGTTGCTTCTGTTTTTATTTCGCAGGTGCATCAAGGAAGAagaacggaggaggaggaagaagcagcaAGCGTTAGATGAAGATCCGATGGTTGAGGATTTCGAGTGTGTGGGGATGTTAAAATACTCGAGTACATCATAGACATCCTCTTGTAGACGTGTCGTGACAGCACCAAACATTATGTCGAATTCGGCTACATGACACCATGCTATCAGATTTGCTAATTTTCTTCAATGATAATTTGAATTTTATTCAAAGCACGATGGAAAGTTTACAGAACTGGGTTTAAACCAAAAAACTCCAGAAAAACAAGGCATTGCTAGTCCTAGCCGTTGGATTAACGTGGAAATAGGCTTCATTCGTCTGATGCTTCTGATCTGCAGCCAGTCaacccgcgccggcgccgccgcgcacgccCCCAATGTTCGAGCACCACCACGCGCGcccgacctcgccgcccgcaGCCGGCGACCGCTGCTCCGTCCCCTTCGACCCCGTTTCCCTCCCTGGCCTCCTccactccgccgccacctcctcgcccGGCGCCGCTGCCCCGGCCGTCTCCGCCCTCCACGCGGCGGGCCTCAAGCTCGgcgccctcccctcctccctgccgGCCTCCAACGCCCTCATCTCCGCCTACTCCCATACCGGCTTCCTCCCATCCGCGCTCCGCGCCTTCTACCTCCTCCCCTACCCGTCCAACGCCTCCTACACCACCGTCCTCTCCGCGCTCTCCCGCCACGGCCGTCCCCACGAGGCGCTCTCCCTCTTCGCCGCCTCCGCGTCCGCTGTCGCCCCCGACGCCGAGCTCCTCTCCTGCCTCGTCTCATGCTGCCGCCGCGCGTCAGCCTTCCtccccgcgcgcgcggcgcacGCTTACGGCATCAAGAACGTGGCGGTGCTGGTCTTCTACGCCTCGGCAGGTCCGGCGCTGGTCGCCCTGTATGCGAGGTACGGGAAGGTCGGCGCTGCCCGGAGAGTGTTTGCTTGCATGGACGGTGAGGACGTGGTGTCCTGGAATGCCATGATCGGGGGATTTGCTAGTGCCGGGAGGGACAGTGAGGCGTGGAATTGCTTCCGGGAGATGCGCATGAGAGGTGTTCGAGGGAATGCCCGCACAGCTGTGGCGGTGCTTGGGGCTTCTGATTTGGAGTCCGGCAGGCAGGTCCACGGGAACATGCTGAGGAGCCATGGTGGTGGTTCAAAAACAATTTTGTGGAATGCGCTGATGAGCATGTATTCCCGCGTCGGCTGTGTCAGCGACGCAGAGCATGTGTTCTTGGAGATTGAACGGAAGGATGTTGTGTCATGGAACGTGATGATTGGGGCACTTGCGAAGAACGGATATGGAAGGAGGGCTCTTGAGCTTGTGGACATGATGGTGCAGTGTGGTATGCAGCCAGACTCTGTGACATTCACGGGCGTTCTCATGGCATGCTGCCATTGTGGCTTGGTGGATGAAGGGCTTGCACTATTCCAGCACTTTGTGTTGGTTGCTGGTCTCATCCCAACTATGGAGCAGTGCGCCTGCGTTGTGGATTTGCTTGCGCGTGATGGGAGGTTTGTGGAGGCCTTGGAATTTATTGCTCAAATGCCGATGAAACCAAATGCAATTGTCTGGGGTGCTCTGCTGTCTGCAAGTAGGATGCATCACAATGTGGAATTTGCAAGCATTGCATTTGAGCAGCTGGTTCAGGTGGAGCCTGAGAATGCTGGGAATTTTGTGACGATGTCAAATATTTATGCAAATGCCGGAATGGTAGAGGATGCAAAGAGAGTGAGGATGATGATTGACAGGGTAGAGTTAGCGAAACCTTCTGGACAAAGCTGTGTGGAAGTTGTGTAATAACACCGAAATAAGGTAGACTCCGGGGATTGTTGAGAGTCGCACATATTTCAAAGAGGGTAGGTTTCAACTacttattactccctccgttccaaattataagtcattccaactttcttggagagtcaaagcatctcaagtttgaccaaatttatacaataaaatactaacattcatgataccaaataactaacattaatttcttcattaaatatattttcgtAGTATATCTAGTCGGTGCCATAAACcttttgtgatcctctctataattttggtcaaatataaaatggtttgaccctccaagaaagttggaatgacttataatttggaacggagggagtacttcacTACCCTCAAATCTTTTGTCATTCTAATTGTCGAAAATTAGCAGAATTTAGTAACCTGTAATACTACCTTTGTTTTCATATTATCAATGGTTGATGGCCTAATGTTAGTTTGTGAGCAAGGATTGCAGCAAGACAAATCAAAGCCTACAGCTCTCGATCTGAAGTCACTCAAAGTGCCTGTATGTTTTGGTGGTAATTCCGTATGGCCACCGGCAGGTATGATATTCTACAGCATATATGTAGCAATTTTTACTTACTGTTACAGTTTGTCGTTTTCTCTCGCCTTGGATTGTCTTGCTCATCAATCAACATGTTTATTGAATATGAATATTATCACACATTACCACAACATAGTTTTGATCTCCTGATTGCTTCACAGGAAATGAAGGCAAAATAAAGGTTCTCCAGATGAACGGAAATGTGCTTTTACCTCACTGGGGTTGGTGGAATGAAAACTGGAGTGCAGACTGTCCTTCCCTGCATGTGGTACATAACTCATCTCCCTGGCAGCCATCATCGGCAGAAGTGTTGGTAGTGGAAAAACATCACAAGGAGGCTTCCACAAGATCTTTCACCTTCCAAACTAACATGGTCTACTTGAATATGCTGTGTTGGTAGTGGAAAAACATCACAAGGAGGCTTCCACAAGATCTTTCACCTTCCAAACTAACATGGTCTACTTGAATATGCTGATGTTGGAGACTTGGAGTATAGTTTGTCTAACAGGGAAAGACTTTCCACTTTGGCATCAACAGGCTTATCATACCTCTATAGATTGCATCTGATCCTTCAACGTACATGGGCTAAAAAAACTATTGGTAGTTTGGTCCCACATTCTTAATTGCTATTGTCCCTTTACGTGAAACcaattctcttttctttttcgagaGTAAGAGCCAATTTATTTCTGGTCAGCGTGATGCAAGGTTTTCTGAGTGGACAGCACTATCCGAAAATTCTGGGTTCTGGCCATCCAAACTTCCTTCCGTTCCACTGAACGGCTTGTTTGGGCAGTCAGATTGGCTGCAGTTCAAATCTCCAACCATCATCGTGAACGACCAGCAATATAGATAGTACAAACTCAACTGGGCCTGGCCCTTTCAAAGTTTATGTCTTGGAAAATTTAGGTTTGATGAAGTTGATGAGATGAGAGCATCTGGTGACATTGTAGCAGAAAGGCTTTATTTCATGAAAGCAGATCTAATGCAATTTGAAGTGATATGGACATATGGTACCCAACAGAATCTTAAGTTGAATTCAACTTGAAGTATCTCAACACAAGTTGTTGAATTGATGGCATAATGGGCCATCAAAGCACCGCACCAATACACACATTCTGCTTAGATAAAGGCCCAGCCCATGTAGCCATCGCCCGCGAAAAGATAGAACTGCGCGGGAAACATCAGGCCGCCTACCAGTGGTAAAACCGGCTGCGCGCCTCTCCGCCGTTCTACATctttgcggcggcggcggacagacACGGAAACAGGGATGGCCCCTAGaggcggccgcgcggcggcggcagccagcTCCGGCTCcgaggacgaggaagaggaggcggggTTCTCCAGGAGTTACTTCCTAGCCAAGGAGAAGGAGCCCTCCTCCGGCAAGaagcgcgcccgcgccgccgcggggaagCTCTCCGACCTCAACCTCGTCGATGAGCAGGTCTCGTGGCGTCCCACCCGCATTCCCTGACAGCATCTTCACCCCATCTCTCGCGGCGCGAATCCATGTACCAATTTGGGATCTCCCGACCCTCTGCAGGTGTTGCGTGCATCCCTTTCCGAGATCCCCCCGAAGCACGAGGAAGAGGTGGAGGCTCTCACGAGAAGCTACAAGGACCAGTACCGCAACTGGCTGTTCGAGCTAAGGTTTCTTCCGAAATTCGCTGCACTAGTGCAGTCTTTGACTTTGAGTCGGTTTGGTTAACGATATTGTGGATTGGAGTGAGTAATCGATGCCTTGTTCTGATGTAGGTGCGGTTTTGGTCTCTTGATGTATGGGTTTGGATCTAAGAAGCAGCTGCTCGAGGATTTCGCCTCCACTACGTTGACTGATTTTACTGTAATTGTAATCAATGGCTATCTTCCATCCATTAACTTGAAGCAGGTATGACCTTGTCTGCCCAATATTGATCTCCAAGTATTGGTTGCACTATCCTGCTGCTGTTCAAATGCTCTGAATCCATTGAGCATGTTCATGAATTGCTTTGAAGTCCAATTCATGTGGAAAAGGCAAACTAAACAGAGAGGTGTCAAGGCATGAATTTATTATGCAAAGTCTTATGCAGGTTTAGCTTCTGTTTTTTGAAGCTCGAATCAGCTTTAACCTTCGTTAGAATATAACTTTGGAAAAATGGAAGGACAGAAAGCCCCTATGTGCCCTGCATTTTCATTTCCTTGACTTCAATTTCTATATTTATATGTCCAGGGCAGGAACACTTAGTGAGTTATATTTGTTTGATTATTCAAATTTAACACCTTGAACATGCACCTGTGATTTGGTCAATTTTGAGTCAGAGTGCTTCCACAGTTCCATttcatgtactccctccgttccatatTGTatgcttttctaggttcatagatattattatgcatctagacatatactatatctaggtgcatagcaaaatttatgcacttagaaaagccaaaacgacctacaatttggaatggagggagtactactttAAACATTTTATTGATTTCTATCTACATGTATGCTTTGAAAAGGACTCACTAGTTCTGCTTAAACTATTACATTTCCAGGTCATAGCAACAATAGCTGAAATGTTCTGGGATCAAACAAAATCTAAGCGCAAACGTCAACCGGGAACGAGGTCCCAGTTATCACAACCTTTTCCTTCACAATCATTCGATGACATCATCTCATTTCTGAAGAGACAGACATCAGATGATGTGGATGATCAGGTGTGCCTTCTTATACACAATATTGATGGACCTGCATTGCGTGATGCTGAATCACAGCAGTGTCTAGCACAAGTTTCTTGCTGCCCACAAGTCCGTGTTGTTGCATCAACAGACCATGTTAATGCCCCTTTGTGTAAGTTTGTTGCACATATTTAGCTTCATCCTTCACTCATCCCTTCATTGTAAAAGATACCCTAAACTTGGATCTATTGTAGTATGGGACAAGAAGATGGTGCACACTCAGTACAAGTGGAGCTGGTACCACGTCCCAACATTTGCACCTTACAAAGTCGAATGTGTTTTCTACCCATTGATCCTTGCTAGTGGTGGTCACGCCCAAACCACAAAAACAGCTCTAGTTGTTCTGCAGAGTCTGACACCTAATGCACAAAGTGTTTTCAGAGTTCTTGCTGAATATCAGTTGGCCAATGAAAAGGAGGAAGGTGAGTTCATTGTACTGTTAGATTCCTGGAAGAGTTGAGATGGTtgtatactaatacttcactgGCTTTGTTTCTCAGGTATGCCTGTCAGTAGCTTGTATACAAAATGCCGTGAgcgctttcttgtaagcagtcAAGTGACATTGAACTCCCACCTGACAGAGTTTAAAGATCATGATCTGGTTAAGATCAGAAAGCACTCTGATGGCCAAGATTGCCTCCGGATTCCTCTTGTTTCTGATGCATTGGAGAAATTGCTGCAAGAATTGGCTTGACATCCTGATCTTGGACATTGTTCCATTGGTCAGTTAACTCTGAAGTTTGAGGGTTTTCTGCTGCATGTAACTGAAGAATGTGCTCCCGATCAAAGGAAAACACATCACCTTGGAAAGAACTCAGATGAGCATTTCAGTCTGTAATTGTACATGGATTATCTATTGCCTCTCTTAATTGGCAGCATGTTGCGTGAATCTCTCTGCTACGCTCGgcattttttgtttctttgcctT encodes the following:
- the LOC101767459 gene encoding origin of replication complex subunit 2; this encodes MAPRGGRAAAAASSGSEDEEEEAGFSRSYFLAKEKEPSSGKKRARAAAGKLSDLNLVDEQVLRASLSEIPPKHEEEVEALTRSYKDQYRNWLFELRCGFGLLMYGFGSKKQLLEDFASTTLTDFTVIVINGYLPSINLKQVIATIAEMFWDQTKSKRKRQPGTRSQLSQPFPSQSFDDIISFLKRQTSDDVDDQVCLLIHNIDGPALRDAESQQCLAQVSCCPQVRVVASTDHVNAPLLWDKKMVHTQYKWSWYHVPTFAPYKVECVFYPLILASGGHAQTTKTALVVLQSLTPNAQSVFRVLAEYQLANEKEEGMPVSSLYTKCRERFLVSSQVTLNSHLTEFKDHDLVKIRKHSDGQDCLRIPLVSDALEKLLQELA
- the LOC101766503 gene encoding pentatricopeptide repeat-containing protein DOT4, chloroplastic is translated as MFEHHHARPTSPPAAGDRCSVPFDPVSLPGLLHSAATSSPGAAAPAVSALHAAGLKLGALPSSLPASNALISAYSHTGFLPSALRAFYLLPYPSNASYTTVLSALSRHGRPHEALSLFAASASAVAPDAELLSCLVSCCRRASAFLPARAAHAYGIKNVAVLVFYASAGPALVALYARYGKVGAARRVFACMDGEDVVSWNAMIGGFASAGRDSEAWNCFREMRMRGVRGNARTAVAVLGASDLESGRQVHGNMLRSHGGGSKTILWNALMSMYSRVGCVSDAEHVFLEIERKDVVSWNVMIGALAKNGYGRRALELVDMMVQCGMQPDSVTFTGVLMACCHCGLVDEGLALFQHFVLVAGLIPTMEQCACVVDLLARDGRFVEALEFIAQMPMKPNAIVWGALLSASRMHHNVEFASIAFEQLVQVEPENAGNFVTMSNIYANAGMVEDAKRVRMMIDRVELAKPSGQSCVEVV